A region from the Candidatus Bathyarchaeia archaeon genome encodes:
- a CDS encoding NAD(P)/FAD-dependent oxidoreductase, with amino-acid sequence MKYDVIIVGAGPAGIFSALEIVEKADLNILMLDKGPDLERRKCPASRGFGCVNCEPCGLLCGWGGAGAFSDGKLTISTEVGGWLNQYISEKELGELINYVDSVYIKFGAPNRVYGEDVEKVEEIERKASLAGLKLIHQRIRHMGTERCAQTLRKMRQELNGKVDIKMRKDVKGLIVKNGVVEGVETVDGEKFFGKYVIVAPGRGGAEWLQTEAQALGLKTLNNPVDVGVRVEVLAAVMEELTNILYEPKFVYYSKFFDDQVRTFCVAPYGEVITESYNGVLTVNGQSYAERKTENTNFAILVSTSFTEPFKEPIAYGKYLARLSNLLSGGILIQRLGDLEAGRRSTPERIARSIVAPTLKNATPGDLSFVLPYRYLADIREMLEALDKIAPGIHSRDTLLYGVEVKFYSSRLELSSALETKIRNLFTIGDGAGVTRGLIQASASGVIVAREILKREKQKVK; translated from the coding sequence TTGAAATATGATGTGATAATTGTCGGTGCTGGTCCAGCCGGGATATTTTCAGCCCTTGAAATTGTTGAAAAAGCAGATCTCAACATATTAATGCTCGACAAGGGTCCAGATTTAGAGCGGAGAAAATGCCCAGCAAGCAGGGGCTTCGGCTGTGTAAACTGTGAACCATGTGGGCTTCTATGCGGGTGGGGTGGAGCTGGAGCCTTCAGCGACGGCAAACTAACCATATCCACGGAAGTTGGCGGCTGGCTAAACCAATATATTTCAGAAAAGGAGCTGGGCGAGCTGATAAATTACGTGGACAGTGTTTACATCAAATTTGGCGCTCCAAATCGAGTTTACGGAGAAGACGTAGAAAAAGTTGAGGAAATCGAGAGAAAGGCATCATTAGCTGGACTAAAACTTATTCACCAGAGGATTAGGCACATGGGAACTGAACGTTGCGCCCAAACACTGCGAAAAATGCGCCAAGAACTCAATGGAAAAGTTGACATTAAAATGAGGAAAGATGTTAAGGGGCTAATAGTGAAAAACGGCGTGGTTGAAGGCGTCGAAACAGTTGACGGAGAAAAGTTCTTCGGCAAATATGTAATTGTGGCGCCTGGAAGGGGTGGAGCGGAATGGCTTCAAACAGAAGCCCAAGCGTTAGGGTTAAAAACACTTAACAATCCCGTGGACGTCGGCGTCAGAGTGGAAGTTTTAGCTGCAGTTATGGAGGAGCTAACAAATATCCTTTATGAACCGAAATTCGTTTACTACTCAAAGTTTTTCGATGACCAAGTTAGGACTTTCTGCGTGGCGCCCTACGGCGAGGTCATAACCGAATCCTACAATGGGGTCTTGACTGTTAATGGGCAGAGCTATGCCGAGCGGAAAACAGAAAACACAAACTTCGCAATTCTCGTTAGCACATCATTCACAGAACCCTTCAAAGAACCCATAGCCTATGGAAAATATTTGGCTAGGCTCTCAAACCTCCTAAGCGGAGGCATACTCATACAGCGTCTAGGCGACTTAGAAGCTGGAAGACGCTCAACACCAGAAAGAATCGCAAGGAGCATTGTAGCACCAACGCTAAAGAACGCCACACCCGGCGACTTAAGCTTCGTCCTACCATATCGTTATCTTGCAGATATAAGGGAGATGCTTGAAGCCCTAGATAAAATCGCTCCAGGAATACACTCACGAGACACGCTGTTATATGGTGTGGAAGTGAAATTCTACTCCTCAAGGCTGGAGTTAAGCAGCGCCCTTGAAACAAAAATACGAAACCTATTCACAATAGGCGACGGCGCCGGGGTAACTAGGGGTCTAATA